In Streptomyces sp. NBC_01231, the sequence CGCCCTGGACGGCCGTGATGCAGCCGTTCCTGGGCCGGCTGATCTTCAGGCCCAGCGGATCCTCCATCGCCTTGGCGGCCTCGGCCCGCGAGACGTCACCGACCTGCGCCATGCGCTGCAGCACGGTGTTGCGCCGCTTGGTGGCCTCGGCCTCGTCGTTGATCGGGTCGTAGCGGCTCGGCGACTGCACGATGCCGGCCAGCAGGGCCGACTCGGAGAGGGTCAGGTCCTTGGCGTGCTTGGAGAAGTAACGCTGGGCGGCGGCCTCGACGCCGTAGGCCTGCTGGCCGAAGAACGTGATGTTCAGGTAGTTCTCGAGGATCTTCTTCTTGCCGAGCTCCTCCTCGACCTGGATCGCGTACTTCAGCTCCTTGATCTTGCGGCCGATGGTCTGCTGGGTGGCCTGCGCGACCTTCGTCGGGTCGTCACCGGCCTCCTCCACGAAGACGTTCTTCACGTACTGCTGGGTGAGCGTCGAGGCGCCCTCCGAGACGCCGCCGCTCTGCGCGTTCTTGTTGAGCGCGCGCAGTACGCCCTTCAGGTCGATCGCGCCGTGCTGGTAGAAGCGCGAGTCCTCGATCGCGACGATCGCCTTCTGTATGTACGGCGAGACGTCCTTGAGTCCGACCACCGTGCGGTCGCGCGAGTAGACCGTGGCGATCTGGCCGCCGTCGGCGTCGAGGATCGTGGTGCGCTGGCTCAGCGGCGGTGTCTTCAGGTTGGCCGGGAGCTCGTCGAAACTCTCCACCGACCCCTTGGCCGCGAGCCCCAGTGCGCCCGCCGCGGGCAGCGCGATGCCGGCCATCACGGCTCCCGCGAGCACACTGACACCGAGGAACTTGGCGGCCTGCTGCGTGGAGGACAGACCACCGCCCGAACGCTTCTTTGGCATGAGGGCAGCCTACGTTCTCATTCGCCGGACACGCGTACAGGCGTTGGCCTAAGCTGCTCTCAACTGTCACAGCTGTAGGGCTACGTATCAATACGTCCGGCGACCCCGAATCGTTCCGGCGATTCCCCAACTTTTTTATTGGGGCGTGTCCGAATCCGCCTTGTGTGTCACCTGGTGTCCGTTGTGACGCAACATAACTGTCCCGGTTCGCCGGGATAGTCACGTATGTCGTCAGCTCACTCCCCCGGGTGATCTGCCGCTTACCCATAGTCCGTTCGGGCCATTCAAGATTGGGCCCGAAGGGGGTGTTGCGCTGTGCCCACCTTCCGTAACGTCCTCAACTGGCGGCGGTGAATATGCCGCTGCCGCCGTGGGGGAGCCTCGATTCGGGAGAGGACGGCGCCGGTATGGGCTGGGTAGTCGACTGGAGTGCGCAGGCGGCCTGCCGCACTACCGATCCGGATGAACTGTTTGTTCAGGGAGCGGCGCAGAACAGGGCCAAGGCGGTGTGCACCGGCTGTCCGGTGCGCACGGAGTGCCTGGCCGACGCGCTCGACAATCGCGTCGAGTTCGGCGTGTGGGGAGGGATGACGGAGCGGGAGCGCCGCGCACTGCTGCGCAGGCGACCGACCGTGACCTCTTGGCGGCATCTGCTGGAGACCGCGCGTACGGAGTACGAGCGTGGGGCGGGCATCCTGCCCCTCGATGACGACGAGGTCTACGAGCGCTACGCGGCGGTGAGCTGAGGGGGGGCCTCAGGCGCCTGCCCCGGTCTCGGGCAGCTCCGGCCGCTTGGCCGCGAGCCGGTCACCGATGTCCCGCAGCCCCGCGAGGTCGTGGACGTCGCCGGGCAGTGCGGCCACTTCTGCCACCGCCACCTCCGGGTGGCGCGCGGTGAAGCGGTCACGGGTGCGCTGCTCGCGGGAGAGCAGCCGCATGCGCTCGGCATGCAGCCTCAGCAGGCCCGCGGTGAGTTGTTCGACGGATCGCTCCTGGTCCTGCTTCTGGTGATGCTGCTTCTGACGCGGGTGCGTCTGCTGCGCCCGCTTGTGCCGCGCGGCGTCCTGAACCGTGGCGTCCTGGTCCGCGGTGTCCTGGTCCGTGGCTGTGGGGGAGCCTTCGTCGGAAGCAGGGGGTTCGGTAGCAGGAGGTTCTGAACCGCCGTACGTGTCGGGAGAGTTACGAATTGCTTTCCCGTCCCCCTGATCCACAATGCGGGGCTCTTCAAGATTTTCTGCGGCGGCGAGTGCCCGCTCGGCCGACAGGTGGACGGCACCGCTGCCGTGGACGCGGTTGAGCACCAGGCCCGCCAGCGGCATGTCCTCGGCGGCCAGCCGCTCCACGAAGTACGCGGCCTCCCGCAGTGCGTCCCGCTCCGGGGCCGCGACCACCAGGAACGCGGTGCCAGGTGCCTGGAGCAGCTTGTACGTCGCGTCCGCGCGCGTGCGGAAGCCGCCGAAGGTGGTGTCCATCGCGGCCACGAACGTCTGGACGTCCTTGAGGAGCTGCCCGCCGAGCAGCTTGCCGAGGGTGCCGGTCATCATCGACATCCCGACGTTCAGGAACTTCATCCCGGCGCGGCCGCCCAGCTTCGCCGGGGCCGTCAGCAGCCGGATCAGCCGGCCGTCGAGGAAGGATCCCAGCCGCTTCGGTGCGTCCAGGAAGTCGAGCGCCGAGCGGGACGGGGGCGTGTCGACGACGATCAGGTCCCAGGCGTCCCTGGACCGCAGCTGTCCCAGCTTCTCCATCGCCATGTACTCCTGCGTGCCCGCGAAGCCCGCTGAAAGCGACTGGTAGAAGGGGTTGTTCAGGATCGCGGTCGCCCGCTCCGGGTCCGCGTGCGCCTCGACGATCTCGTCGAAGGTGCGCTTCATGTCCAGCATCATCGCGTGCAGTTCGCCGTTCGCGGCGTCGTTGACGCCCTTCACACGGCGGGGGACGTTGTCGAGCGAGTCGATGCCCATCGACTGGGCGAGCCGGCGTGCCGGGTCGATGGTGAGCACCACCACCTTCCGGCCGCGCTCGGCCGCTCTGAGGCCGAGCGCCGCCGCGGTGGTGGTCTTCCCGACCCCGCCCGAACCGCAGCACACCACGATGCGGGTCTTCGGGTCGTCGAGCAGGGGGTCCATGTCGAGGACGCGGGCGGGGGAGAGGCGGTGGCGGGGGTGGTCTTGGGGGTGCGGGGTGTCCTTGGGGTGCTCGGGGTCCGGGGGCTGCGGGGCGTCCTGGGTGTGGGGTGCGTCCAGGTCTGGTGCGTCCTGGGGGTGGGGCTGGTTCGGGCTCATGACATCCCCTGTTCCCGCAGTTCCGCGGCCAGTTCGTACAGGCCCGCCAGGTCCATCCCCTCGGCGAGCAGCGGCAGTTCGTGCAGTGGCAGGCCGAGCTCGCCGAGCACCGCCCGCTGCTCGTGCTCCAGCTTGTACCGCTCGGCGTACTCATCGGCCTGTGCCACCAGTGGATCGATCAGCCGCTCGGCGTTCCCGCCGCGTCGCGCCCCGCCGAGTCCCGCCGCCGACAGCGAGCGCGCGACGGCCGTCCGCGGGGCCTTCCGTACGAGTTCCAGGTCGGCCGCGTCCAACACCTCCGGCCGCACCATGTTCACGATGATCCGTCCCACCGGCAGCCTCGCCGACCGCAGCTCGGCGATCCCGTCCGCCGTCTCCTGGACGGGCATCTCCTCCAGCAGCGTCACCAGGTGCACCGACGTCTCGGCCGACTTCAGCACCCGCATCACGGCCTGCGCCTGATTGTGTATCGGGCCGATCTTGGCCAGTCCCGCGACCTCGTCGTTGACGTTGAGGAAGCGGGTGATACGACCGGTGGGGGGCGCGTCCATCACGACGTAGTCGTAGGTGAACCGGCCGCTCTTGTCCTTGCGACGCACCGCCTCACAGGCCTTGCCCGTGAGGAGTACGTCCCTCAGCCCGGGTGCGACGGTGGTGGCGAAGTCGATCGCGCCGAGCTTTTTCAGGGCTCGGCCCGCGCCGCCCAGTTTGTAGAACATCTGGAGGTAGTCCAGAAGGGCCAGTTCGGGGTCGATGGCCAGGGCATACACCTCCCCGCCCCCGCGAGCGACGGCGATCTTGCGTTCCTCATAAGGAAGCGCTTCCGTCTCGAAAAGCTGCGCGATGCCCTGCCGGCCCTCGACCTCGACGAGAAGCGTCCGCTTCCCCTCGGTGGCGAGGGCCAGCGCTAGGGCTGCGGCGACCGTGGTCTTTCCGGTCCCGCCCTTGCCGCTGACGACCTGGAGCCTGCTCACGTATTCGAGCCTAACCAGTCCGCGTGCGGGCTACGCCGGAGGCTGTGGACAACGTGGCTGCGGATGGGGAGTGGGCAGAGGCTAAAGTCGGCCACATGACCAAGTGGGAATACGCAACTGTGCCGCTGCTCGTCCACGCCACGAAGCAGATTCTGGACACCTGGGGCGAGGACGGCTGGGAGCTTGTCCAGGTCGTGCCCGGGCCGAACAACCCCGAGCAGTTGGTGGCCTACCTGAAGCGGGAGAAGGCGTGAGCGCGGTCGAGGCACGGTTGGCCGAGCTGGGCCTGAGCCTTCCTGCCGTCGTACCGCCGCTTGCCGCTTATCAGCCGGCCGTGCAGTCGGGTGTGTACGTCTATACGTCCGGCCAGCTGCCGATGGTGGACGGCAAGCTTCCGGTCACCGGCAAGGTGGGTGCGGAGGTCACGGCCGAGGAGGCCAAGGAGCTGGCGCGTACGTGTGCGCTGAACGCGCTGGCCGCGGTGAAGTCCGTGGCCGGTGACCTGGACCGTGTCGCGCGTGTCGTGAAGGTCGTCGGGTTCGTGGCTTCGGCGTCGGACTTCACGGGGCAGCCGGGTGTGGTGAACGGCGCGAGCGAGTTGCTGGGCGAGGTGCTGGGCGACAAGGGCGTGCACGCGCGGAGCGCGGTGGGGGTGGCGGTGCTGCCGTTGGACGCGCCGGTGGAGGTTGAGGTTCAGGTTGAGTTGACGGGGGCGTAGGTGGGGGCGTCGGCGGGGTGGCCCTGCCGGTGCCTGCGGCTGTCTGCGGGTTCGGGGGTCCGGCGGGTGATGCCTGTGGCGCCTGTGCGGGTTCGGTGGGGGTGGCTGTAGCGCCTGCGGTTCGGGGGTGGGTTGGGGCCGGGACGGGGGTGTCCGTCCTCGGAACGTCGCGGAATCGGTTTCCTGGTGAGGGGGGCGGTGTTGACGCGACAACCGCTGCGGGCGGACACCCCCGTCCCATCCCCTTCCCGCCGTGCGCGGGCGCGGGCAGCGCTTTGGCACCGAGCCGGGCTACGTCCGTCGGCGCCGCGGTGGGCTTCCGGCTTGCGGTTTCCGAGGGGCAGCAGAGGGCCCTGCCCAGCGGCGGCGCCTGACGGTGGGGCCTCCAGGGGCTTGCATCCGCGCAGGTGTTTGCAACACGGCCCCAGCGCACCGCACCGGTCAGCTCTCGAACATCCGAGCGCCAAGAGATAGCCTCCGGCCATGGCAAACGGGCAGTGGTACCCCCGGGACTGGCCTGACCGTATCCGCGCTCTCGCGGACGGCACGCTCGTCCCGGTCACCCCCAGGCGCGCGGCCACGGTGATGCTCCTGAAGGACGCGGAGACCGGGCCCGCCGTCCACATGCTGCGCAGACGCGCCTCCATGGCCTTCGCGGGCGGTGCCTACGCGTACCCGGGCGGCGGTGTGGACCCGCGCGACGACGACCACCACGTCCACTGGGCGGGCCCCACGCGCGCGTGGTGGGCGGACAGGCTGGGCGTGGAGGAGACCGAGGCCCAGGCGATCGTCTGCGCGGCCGTACGGGAGACGTACGAGGAGGCGGGCGTCCTGCTCGCCGGCCCGGGCCGTGACTCCGTGGTCGGCGACACCACGGGCCCGGACTGGGAGGCCGACCGTGCCGCCCTGGTCGCCCGGGACCTCTCCTTCGCGGAGTTCCTGGAGCGTCGCGGCCTGGTCCTCCGCTCGGACCTGCTGGGTGCCTGGACCCGCTGGATCACCCCGGAGTTCGAATCCCGCCGCTACGACACCTGGTTCTTCGTGGCCGCGCTTCCCGCGGGCCAGCGCACTCGGAACGCCTCCACGGAGGCGGACCGTACGGTGTGGATCCGACCTGCCGAGGCGGCGGAGTCGTACGACAAGGGCGAGCTGATGATGCTGCCGCCCACCATCGCGACCCTGCGCCAACTGACGCGGTACGCCACGGCCGCCGAGGCGCTGGTCGCGGCGCCCGAGCGCGACCTGACGCCCGTGCTGGCCCAGGCGCGCCTGGCGGACGGCGAGATCGTGCTCTCCTGGCCGGGGCACGACGAGTTCACCAAGCACATCCCGACCGACCTGCCGACCGGTGGAGCCCCCGCATGACGGACGCCGCAGCCCTTCCCGGCCAGCCACGGGGCGGGGTCCTCTCGGGCTCCGCCTCCCCGCGGGCCGTCAACGTGCTCGCCCCCAACGCCTCCGCGATGACGCTCGACGGGACGAACACGTGGGTCCTGTCCGAGCCCGGTTCCGAGCTGGCCGTGGTGGTCGACCCCGGGCCGTTGGACGAAGGGCACCTGCGCAACGTCGTCGACGCCGCCGAGAGGGCCGGCAAGCGGGTCGCCCTCACCCTCCTCACCCACGGCCACCCGGACCACGCCGAGGGCGCCGCCCGCTTCGCCGAGCTGACCGGTACCGAGGTGCGGGCCCTGGACCCGGCGCTGCGGCTGGGGGAGGAGGGGCTGGGCGCCGGGGACGT encodes:
- the wblA gene encoding transcriptional regulator WblA; the encoded protein is MGWVVDWSAQAACRTTDPDELFVQGAAQNRAKAVCTGCPVRTECLADALDNRVEFGVWGGMTERERRALLRRRPTVTSWRHLLETARTEYERGAGILPLDDDEVYERYAAVS
- a CDS encoding ArsA family ATPase, yielding MDPLLDDPKTRIVVCCGSGGVGKTTTAAALGLRAAERGRKVVVLTIDPARRLAQSMGIDSLDNVPRRVKGVNDAANGELHAMMLDMKRTFDEIVEAHADPERATAILNNPFYQSLSAGFAGTQEYMAMEKLGQLRSRDAWDLIVVDTPPSRSALDFLDAPKRLGSFLDGRLIRLLTAPAKLGGRAGMKFLNVGMSMMTGTLGKLLGGQLLKDVQTFVAAMDTTFGGFRTRADATYKLLQAPGTAFLVVAAPERDALREAAYFVERLAAEDMPLAGLVLNRVHGSGAVHLSAERALAAAENLEEPRIVDQGDGKAIRNSPDTYGGSEPPATEPPASDEGSPTATDQDTADQDATVQDAARHKRAQQTHPRQKQHHQKQDQERSVEQLTAGLLRLHAERMRLLSREQRTRDRFTARHPEVAVAEVAALPGDVHDLAGLRDIGDRLAAKRPELPETGAGA
- a CDS encoding AAA family ATPase, which gives rise to MSRLQVVSGKGGTGKTTVAAALALALATEGKRTLLVEVEGRQGIAQLFETEALPYEERKIAVARGGGEVYALAIDPELALLDYLQMFYKLGGAGRALKKLGAIDFATTVAPGLRDVLLTGKACEAVRRKDKSGRFTYDYVVMDAPPTGRITRFLNVNDEVAGLAKIGPIHNQAQAVMRVLKSAETSVHLVTLLEEMPVQETADGIAELRSARLPVGRIIVNMVRPEVLDAADLELVRKAPRTAVARSLSAAGLGGARRGGNAERLIDPLVAQADEYAERYKLEHEQRAVLGELGLPLHELPLLAEGMDLAGLYELAAELREQGMS
- a CDS encoding DUF4177 domain-containing protein — protein: MTKWEYATVPLLVHATKQILDTWGEDGWELVQVVPGPNNPEQLVAYLKREKA
- a CDS encoding RidA family protein yields the protein MSAVEARLAELGLSLPAVVPPLAAYQPAVQSGVYVYTSGQLPMVDGKLPVTGKVGAEVTAEEAKELARTCALNALAAVKSVAGDLDRVARVVKVVGFVASASDFTGQPGVVNGASELLGEVLGDKGVHARSAVGVAVLPLDAPVEVEVQVELTGA
- a CDS encoding NUDIX hydrolase, with product MANGQWYPRDWPDRIRALADGTLVPVTPRRAATVMLLKDAETGPAVHMLRRRASMAFAGGAYAYPGGGVDPRDDDHHVHWAGPTRAWWADRLGVEETEAQAIVCAAVRETYEEAGVLLAGPGRDSVVGDTTGPDWEADRAALVARDLSFAEFLERRGLVLRSDLLGAWTRWITPEFESRRYDTWFFVAALPAGQRTRNASTEADRTVWIRPAEAAESYDKGELMMLPPTIATLRQLTRYATAAEALVAAPERDLTPVLAQARLADGEIVLSWPGHDEFTKHIPTDLPTGGAPA